Part of the Cryomorphaceae bacterium genome is shown below.
TTGCCGTGCAAGCCGCAAGGCCAACTCAAGCTCTACCGTCGATTCGTGCAGGATGTGGCAAGTGGGAAATACCCTGGTTACAAGCTCACATCCGTCCGGAAGCGCATACACATTGTACGCTGGCAGCATGATTAGCTTGTCAGACGCAATATTTGCATTCCGGGGAGCGTCCAGGTGAAAGTGGTGGTAGTGCGCGAGGTTCTCTTCGTGGTATATGGCTTCCGGCACCAAGGTGTTTCCGGGTTCGGTAATGCTGCACGAAACAGAGTAAGCACTGCCCCATTCGCGAATGGTGTGCAGTTGTTGGTTCAGTTCCTCGGTACTTTGCGCAGAAAGGTCGAGGTCCACCTTTCGGTGATGGAAGTTGAGCCGGTCTTGCAGTGCCACAGACAAACGCCCGTTGCCCAGTTGCAAAGACAAATGGCAATCGTTATGTGAAATCCCGG
Proteins encoded:
- a CDS encoding DUF3822 family protein, which produces MAGISHNDCHLSLQLGNGRLSVALQDRLNFHHRKVDLDLSAQSTEELNQQLHTIREWGSAYSVSCSITEPGNTLVPEAIYHEENLAHYHHFHLDAPRNANIASDKLIMLPAYNVYALPDGCELVTRVFPTCHILHESTVELELALRLARQANQNGAWLFFGNGFFRLILIQDGQLQLANTFRFASEMDVAYYVLYVFDQMHIDPKQFRTFATGNIDPAGAILTLLREYIGAVSLLSNSTLADTTWKGKNEQQALSGFTLLHQVLCAS